A stretch of Phoenix dactylifera cultivar Barhee BC4 unplaced genomic scaffold, palm_55x_up_171113_PBpolish2nd_filt_p 001336F, whole genome shotgun sequence DNA encodes these proteins:
- the LOC103705300 gene encoding uncharacterized protein LOC103705300: MATQTIENYREAAEVYQGDAPCREKFTQLLEEHGLPKGLFPLEDIKEFGYNRAAGFMWLVQKKKNEHTFKKIKQTVSFATEVTAFVEQRKMKKITGAKGKQLLLWLSLVEIYIDDPSSEKITFKSGTGLSDSFPVSVFELE, from the coding sequence ATGGCAACCCAGACCATTGAGAACTACCGCGAGGCCGCCGAGGTGTACCAAGGTGATGCCCCCTGCAGGGAGAAGTTCACCCAACTCCTCGAAGAGCACGGCCTCCCGAAGGGTCTGTTTCCCCTCGAGGACATCAAGGAGTTTGGTTACAACCGTGCAGCCGGGTTCATGTGGCTGgtccagaagaagaagaacgagCACACGTTCAAGAAGATCAAGCAGACGGTGTCGTTTGCCACCGAGGTGACAGCCTTCGTGGAGCAgcggaagatgaagaagataacTGGGGCGAAGGGGAAGCAGCTGTTGCTGTGGCTCTCTCTGGTCGAGATTTACATCGATGACCCATCGTCCGAGAAGATCACTTTCAAGTCCGGCACCGGACTCTCTGACAGCTTCCCGGTGTCTGTCTTCGAGCTTGAATag
- the LOC103705299 gene encoding uncharacterized protein LOC103705299: MASQTIESYRQGAEVHRGDDLCRTKSIQLLEELGLPRGLFPLENVEEFGYNRAAGFMWLVHKKKKEHTFKKIKQTVSYATEVTAFVEQRKLKKITGVKTKELLLWLSVVEVYIDDPSTEKITFKTGTGLSDSFPVSAFELE; encoded by the coding sequence ATGGCATCCCAGACCATTGAGAGCTATCGTCAGGGCGCCGAGGTCCACCGCGGTGACGACCTCTGCAGGACGAAGTCCATCCAACTCCTCGAAGAGCTCGGCCTCCCTAGGGGCTTGTTTCCCCTCGAGAACGTCGAGGAGTTTGGCTACAACCGTGCGGCTGGGTTCATGTGGCTCGtccacaagaagaagaaggagcacACGTTCAAGAAGATCAAGCAGACGGTGTCGTATGCCACCGAGGTGACAGCCTTCGTGGAGCAGCGAAAGTTGAAGAAAATAACTGGGGTGAAGACGAAGGAGCTGCTGCTGTGGCTCTCGGTTGTCGAGGTGTACATCGATGATCCCTCGACAGAGAAGATCACTTTCAAGACTGGCACTGGGCTGTCCGACAGCTTCCCGGTGTCGGCTTTCGAGCTTGAGTAG